CATCGAGGTCGCCAACTACGGTCACTTCAAGAACCGTCGGGCGCACCGCAAGGCGGGCACGTCGCTGCCCACCGAGCCGGTCAGCATCCGCACGGCGCCGGCCGACGAGCCCGACGCGATCGCCTTCGTCAACCACAACATCGACACCGTGGTCGGTCAGCTGTCGGCCGCGGGGCTGAGCCTGCACGACAAGCTGAGCGTGTCGAACCTGCGCAGCCAGAAGCTCAAGAAGGTGCTCCCGCACGGCGCGATGGTCGCGGTCGAGAAGCGTCTCCAGCGCCGGCTGGCGAAGAACGACTTCGGCCCCAGCATCTTCCTGGAGCTGCGCAAGGCCTGAGCGGACGCCCGGTCAGCCGTCGGTCAGGCCGTCCAGCACGGCCCGCACGGTGCCGGGGTGGTCGGCAAAGATCCCGTCGACGCCGGCCTCCACCAGCGCCCTGACCTCGCCGGCCACGTCGCCCCGGGCCGCGGGGTCGGCGCCGATCCGGAGGTCCGCGGGCAGGAAGCGGTTCTCGGCGCGCACCGTGTAGACGACGACCTTCAGTCCCGCACGGTGCGCCTCGTCGGTGATCGGGGACGGCGCGGTCAGGTGACCGAGGGCGTCGCGCGGGACCACGCTGTCCTTCTCCGGGCCCAACCACTGGGCGTATGTCGAGATCTCGCGGAGCCCCGCCGGCGACATCAGGTCGGCGTAGGTGCGGGGGTCTCCGGCTGCGGCGAGGTCGAAGGGCGCGCCGGTGGCGGACGTCAGCTGCACCAGCTCGACCTCGGACCGGGCGGCCAGCCATCGCAGCCCGGCCGTCTCGAACGACTGCACCGCGATCCTCGCGTGTCGGTGGTCGAGGCCCGCGGTGCGCAGCGACCGCAGCAGCGGCTCCTCCAACGGAAGCCCGATCGAGGCGAAGTACGTCGGGTGCTTGGTCTCGGGCGTCACGCCGATCCGGCGGCCGAGGCGGCGGCCCTCGGACTCGGCGAGCCGGAGGATCTCGTCGAAGGTGGGGACCGGGTACCGGCCGTCGAAGCGCGTGTTGTCGGGACGTACCGCGGGCAGGCGCTCGATCGCGCGCAGGGTCCGCAGCTCGGCGAGGGTGAAGTCCTCCGTGAACCAGCCCTCCACGGTCCGGCCGTCGATCGCCCGGGTCGTGCGGCGGTCCGCGAACTCGGGATGGTCCCCCACGTCGGTCGTGCCGCTGATCTCGTTCTCGTGGCGTG
The Aeromicrobium marinum DSM 15272 genome window above contains:
- a CDS encoding glycerophosphodiester phosphodiesterase gives rise to the protein MSLVHPGPVRALPSRGPVLPTAAAPRTVELFAHRGASGHRPEHTLAAYRLAIRLGADHIEPDLVSTRDGVLVARHENEISGTTDVGDHPEFADRRTTRAIDGRTVEGWFTEDFTLAELRTLRAIERLPAVRPDNTRFDGRYPVPTFDEILRLAESEGRRLGRRIGVTPETKHPTYFASIGLPLEEPLLRSLRTAGLDHRHARIAVQSFETAGLRWLAARSEVELVQLTSATGAPFDLAAAGDPRTYADLMSPAGLREISTYAQWLGPEKDSVVPRDALGHLTAPSPITDEAHRAGLKVVVYTVRAENRFLPADLRIGADPAARGDVAGEVRALVEAGVDGIFADHPGTVRAVLDGLTDG